One genomic window of Serinus canaria isolate serCan28SL12 chromosome 4, serCan2020, whole genome shotgun sequence includes the following:
- the PARM1 gene encoding prostate androgen-regulated mucin-like protein 1 — translation MGCCCRLLFLALLLLPAGLGHDSPEPPLIPIHPPLLWEGVPVKPDSGDGPTPAPAQPQPPLSTGPSGAGTSSRPLEGDGHNASTPVAALSPAPVPVGSTATAEGASVVSSPSSVPATPEAPRTANPASLARSTLDLGAAASPTDLAVPSPAPSLPSSQPSSPPRTGPSPTPVLLSPAATQPPLLAKDVPSLGTLAMAPSLAMEPTSPPVTVMSPTEAQATASEKTTGVTVEEVPRALSAGSIVAITVTVIVVVVLVFGAAAYLKIRHSSYGRLLDDHDYGSWGNYNNPLYDDS, via the exons GACTGGGCCATGactccccagagccaccccttatccccatcCACCCCCCCTTGCTCTGGGAGGGTGTCCCAGTGAAGCCAGACTCCGGGGATGGCCCCACACcggctccagcccagccccagccacccTTGTCCACAGGACCCTCCGGAGCTGGGACGTCCTCCAGGCCCCTGGAGGGGGATGGCCACAATGCCAGCACCCCGGTGGCAGCgctgtcccctgctcctgtccccgTGGGCTCCACGGCCACAGCAGAAGGTGCCTCTGTGGTCTCCAGCCCCAGCTCGGTGCCAGCCACCCCGGAGGCTCCCCGGACAGCAaaccctgccagcctggcaagAAGCACCCTGGATTTgggggcagctgccagccccacagacctggctgtgccatcacctgccccctcccttcccagcagccagcccagctcacctCCCAGGACGGGCCCGTCCCCCACACCCGTCCTCCTCAGCCCGGCCGCCACCCAGCCACCGCTGCTGGCCAAGgatgtcccctccctggggacgCTGGCCATGGCACCGAGCCTGGCCATGGAGCCAACATCCCCCCCAGTGACTGTGATGAGCCCCACGGAAGCCCAGGCCACGGCCTCGGAGAAAACCACCGGGGTCACCGTGGAGGAGGTCCCGCGTGCCCTGAGTGCAG GCAGCATCGTGGCCATAACCGTGACGGTCATcgtggtggtggtgctggtgtTCGGGGCAGCTGCCTACCTCAAGATCAG GCACTCCTCCTACGGGAGGCTTCTGGACGACCACGACTACGGCTCCTGGGGCAACTACAACAACCCCTTGTACGACGATTCCTAG